The DNA window GAGCATGAGGCCCATGCTGGGGTTCAACGGCCGCAGCGCCGCCAGCTCCTCGCTGGACAGGATGCCGGCGTTCGAGTGCGGAAACAGTCCCTCGGCGAGTGACTCGCGGCAGGCATCGGCGAGATACTCGGTGGTGCGCGCGTAGCCGCGCTCGTGCAGCCACGCGCGGTAGCCGCGGTAGGCGACCTCGGGCTTGTCGCCCAGGCAGAACAACGCCTCGAGACAGCCGTTGGCGTATGCGCGGCGCGACGTGTCACGCACCTCGCGCAACAGCCAAGTCTTCGCGCGCGGCGAATCGGGCTCGACCGCGAAGGTGCAGTACGCGCAGCGATCGCGGCACAGATTTGTGAGCGGGATGAACACGTTCCGCGAGACCGAGACCACGCGCCCGTGGCCGCGGATGCCCGACTCCTGCGCGGCCTCGAGCAGTGGCTCGAGGATGGTCTCGGGCGCGCGCTCGACGCGCTCCATCGCCGCGATCGCGGCGGCGCGCTCCAGCGGCTCGCCGTCGACCGCCTTGCGGATGCGTTCCACGAGCTCGGCGAGCGGGGGGGCAGTCACCTCGCGGAGGCTAACACTCGCCTCTACAGGCCTTCAAACTGACGTGACGTCAGGGTTTTCGGCTGCGCGAACGCCAGGCGCTTCTGCATCACGCGCACGGCCTCCGGGCTGCGATCGACCAGGATGAAGTCGCGCCCGAGCCGCGCCGCCGCCTCGCCCGTGGTGCCGCTGCCCGCGAAGAAATCGAGCACCAGGTCGCCCGGCCGCGAGTGCACGGCCACGATGCGCGACAGGATCGCGAGCGGCTTCTGCGTGGCGTAGCCCGTGCGCTCGGCGCCGTTCGTGGGCACGATGGTCTGCCACCAGACGTCGGTCGGGGTCTTGCCGCGCGCCGCCTTCTCGGGCCCGACCAGGCCGGGCGCGGCGTAGGGGATGCGGTCGATCGCCGCGTAGTCGAAGCAGTAACTGGCGGGGTCCTTGGCGTACCACAGGATCACGTCGTGTTTGGCGGGCCAGCGCTTGCGCGTGCGCGCGCCGTAGTCGTAGGCCCAGACGATCTCGTTCACGAAGGACGCGCGGCCGAAGATGCGGTCGAGCAGCAGCTTCACGTAGTGCGACTCGCGCGGGTCCAGGTGCACGAACAGCGAGCCGTCGGGGCGCAGCACGCGCCGGGCTTCGCGCAGGCGCGGCTCGAGATACTCCGGCAGGTCCGTGAACCGGTCGTCGAACTCCGAGACACTGACCACCTCGCTCGCGTAGCGCCGGCCGGCGAAGCCCGTGCGGTCGCCGCCCGAGGCGACGCGGCGCGTGCGCAGGCGCGTGTGTCTCTGCCTGCGGCCGGTGTTGAAGGGCGGGTCCACGTAGCACAGCGCGACGCGGCCGTCGGGCAGCGCGCGCAGCGCGTCGAGGTTCTCGCCCTGCACGATCCAACGCACGCGCGTATGCTCGCGCGCGTGCGGGTGCGCGCCGTCTCTCTCGACCTGTTCGACACGCTGGTCGACATCCACATGGACCGCCTGCCCCTGGTCGAGATCGGCGGGCGGCGCATTCCGTCGACCTACGGGCTCCTGCATGCGGCGAGTGTGCACTGGCACGGGCTCGATTTCGAGTCATTCGCGGCCGAGCTGGGCCGCGTGGACCGCGAGCTCCGCGACCGGCTGCAGAAGCAGCACGTGGAGGTGCCCACGCTGGAGCGCTTCGGCGAGCTGGCGCGGCGGCTGGGCCGCGGCGGCGACCCCATGGCGCACGCGCTCACCGAGACTCACATGGCAGAGCTGCGCAAGCACGTGTCGTTCCAGCCGCACCACGCGGAGCTGATCGCGCGCCTGCACCGGCGCAGCCGGCTGGCGGTGTGCTCGAACTTCAGTCACACCGACACCGGCCGGGCCGTGCTGGCCGAGGCCGGCTTGCTCGAGCACTTCGACGCGGTGGTGATCTCCATGGACCTGCGCATCCGCAAGCCGCGGCCCGAGATCTTCCGCGCCGCGCTCGAGTCACTGGGCAGCGCGCCCGAGGAGACGCTGCACGTGGGCGACCGGCTCGACGCCGACGTCGCCGGCGCCGCGGCGCTGGGCATGCGCACGGTCTGGCTCACGCGGCGCGTGCCGGACCCGGCCGCCGACCTGGCGGCGCACGCAGGCCCGCGCCCCGCGCACGTGATCGCCGACCTGTCGGAGCTCGAGGCGCTGCTCGGCTAGGGAAACAAGAGCCGCTCGAGCACCGCCGTCTGCCGCTCCCAATCGTAGTGCTGCGCCACGAAGCGCGTGCCGCGCCGGCCGAGCTCGCTGCGCCGCGCGCCGTCGCGCATCAGCGCGAGCGCCTGCCGCGCGAACTCGTCCGGGCTCGCTGCCACGCACACCCCGTCCTCCTCGCCGCGCGCGCCCAGGCCCTCGAAGCCTTCGGGGCTCGTGACCACGGGTACGCCCAGCGCCAGTGACTCGAGGATCTTGTTCTGCACGCCGCCCGCCACGCGCACGGGGCAGAGACTCGCGGCCGCCCGCTCCACGTAGGGTCGCACGTCGTCGACCGCGCCGGTCACCGTGACTCCGTCGACGCCGTCGTAGGCGCGCACCGAGGCCGGCGGGCTGACGCCCACCACGTACAGCGTGGCCTTGCCGTGGAGCGCGCGCACCCGGGGGAAGATGTCGCGCAGCATGTGCTCGGCGGCGTCGGTGTTGGCGAAGCTCGACAGGTTGCCCACGAACACCAGCCGGTCGATGTCGTAGCTCTCCGCGCGCGGCGCGAAGAACTGCCGGTCGACGCCGTTGTTCACCAGCTCTAGCCGCTCGGCGGGCGCGCCCTTGGCCGCCAGCACGTCGCGGTCCACGTCGGAGATCACCGCCGTCGCGTCGAAGGCGCGCACCAGGCGTGTCTCGTAGCGGCGCAGCCTCGGGACCTCGAGCGCGAAGATCGGCCGGAATGCGCCGCGCTGCATGGCGCGCGCGCGGTCGTAGACCAGCGAGATCGCGTCGGTGATGTCGAGCACGCGGCGCAGCGGCGCGCGCTCCACGTACTGCGCCATGCGCAGCAGGTGCACGTAGACCGCGTCGAAGCGGCGCTCGGCCAGCGTGCGCGCGACCAGCGCCCGCATGCGCCGCGAGCGGTAATAGTGCACCTGCAGCGGCAGCGCCGATGCGACACCGATCAGTGTATTGAGCCGCGAGCGCCACACCGGCAGCACGACCGTGTCGAGCGAGATACTCGGGTGCCGGGCCTGCAGCGCCCGCCCGTGCTCGAGCTCGGCCTGGTCCGCGACGAACGAGCACAGATGGATCTCGTGGCGCGCGGACAGGCGCGCCAGGAACTCGTATGCGCGCAGCTTGTCACCGCCGACCGGCGGGTAGGGCAGGCGCGGGGTCAGGGCGAGCAGGCGCACGCGCCGAGATTGACACGCCTTTCCGCCTGCCGCATTCTGCGCGGCCGATGCTGGTCCCGTTGGCAGAGTGTGTTCGCGACTTCGCGCCGGCCCCGATGCCGGCCGCGGCGGTCGTGCGTCGCGCCCGTACGGGGTCCCTCCGGCACGGATAGATCCGCCTCGCGATCGACGCCGGCCGGCGGGACCGACACCGAGTTCCGAGACCCGCGTCGCCCGATCCCATGATCT is part of the Myxococcota bacterium genome and encodes:
- a CDS encoding site-specific DNA-methyltransferase, with the translated sequence MRWIVQGENLDALRALPDGRVALCYVDPPFNTGRRQRHTRLRTRRVASGGDRTGFAGRRYASEVVSVSEFDDRFTDLPEYLEPRLREARRVLRPDGSLFVHLDPRESHYVKLLLDRIFGRASFVNEIVWAYDYGARTRKRWPAKHDVILWYAKDPASYCFDYAAIDRIPYAAPGLVGPEKAARGKTPTDVWWQTIVPTNGAERTGYATQKPLAILSRIVAVHSRPGDLVLDFFAGSGTTGEAAARLGRDFILVDRSPEAVRVMQKRLAFAQPKTLTSRQFEGL
- a CDS encoding HAD family hydrolase, which translates into the protein MRVRAVSLDLFDTLVDIHMDRLPLVEIGGRRIPSTYGLLHAASVHWHGLDFESFAAELGRVDRELRDRLQKQHVEVPTLERFGELARRLGRGGDPMAHALTETHMAELRKHVSFQPHHAELIARLHRRSRLAVCSNFSHTDTGRAVLAEAGLLEHFDAVVISMDLRIRKPRPEIFRAALESLGSAPEETLHVGDRLDADVAGAAALGMRTVWLTRRVPDPAADLAAHAGPRPAHVIADLSELEALLG
- a CDS encoding glycosyltransferase produces the protein MRLLALTPRLPYPPVGGDKLRAYEFLARLSARHEIHLCSFVADQAELEHGRALQARHPSISLDTVVLPVWRSRLNTLIGVASALPLQVHYYRSRRMRALVARTLAERRFDAVYVHLLRMAQYVERAPLRRVLDITDAISLVYDRARAMQRGAFRPIFALEVPRLRRYETRLVRAFDATAVISDVDRDVLAAKGAPAERLELVNNGVDRQFFAPRAESYDIDRLVFVGNLSSFANTDAAEHMLRDIFPRVRALHGKATLYVVGVSPPASVRAYDGVDGVTVTGAVDDVRPYVERAAASLCPVRVAGGVQNKILESLALGVPVVTSPEGFEGLGARGEEDGVCVAASPDEFARQALALMRDGARRSELGRRGTRFVAQHYDWERQTAVLERLLFP